DNA sequence from the Caldivirga sp. genome:
TGTTGAGGCATGGGTATTGCCCTCATGGTGCAAAATATATATTTAGTGAAGGAACTGCGGTTGCCTTATGATTAAGGGTACTGTGGTCACGGTGCTTTCATCCAATGAGGCTGAGGCCATTAAGCTTGCTGAGTTAATGGGTAAGAGGAGTGAGGAGCGTATTTACTATAGGAAGAGGGATAACTTGGTTAAGTCAATTCTCGTGCCGCCGGTTAATAGGATTATTGATGAGGCTGTGGCGTTATCCATATCCTCAGTCTTCTACCTTAAGGTACCCAGTGAATTAACTTGGATTGATGGGGAATTAGCCCTACTGGCTGAGGCCTCAGGGTTAAGGGGAGTGGTGCTGCCTGATGATGTTGAAGGCTTCAGGAGGGTTTTCAGTGGATTAAGGATAAGTAACTACGTCTCTGAATTCACTGAAATTGATGCTGACACTGAGGATACTGGTGTGGTTTACGTGGATAGGGCCTTCAATGTTAAGGGTGTTGGCTTAGTGGTCTTGGGCTTCGCGTTAACGCAGGTGAGTGTTCACGATAAGTTAATAGCCTTACCAATGGGTAAGGAGGTTGAGGTTAGGAGTATTCAGGTCCTCGATGAGGACCAGGACTCAGTGCTACCTGGTACTAGGGTTGGGTTAGCCTTAAGGAATGCTAGACTTGAGGAGATTGAGGGTATTCAAGCCTTAATTAAACCTGAGGTTAAGTTAACAAGTGAGGTTAAGGATTTTGTGAAACTCAAGTACGCTCATGAAGCCGAGTTGATTCACGTAATTGCCTGTGGTGTGAGAACCATGGGTAAGGTTAATGGTTCATCAATAAGCCTTAAGGATAGGCTACCGGCCAATTGCAGGGCCTTAATAATTAACGTGAATGCTAAGCCCAAGACACCTAGGATTTACGGGTATGCTGACCTTAGGGGCTGATTCCAGTGAAGGATTTTTAACACCACCAATACCAGTATTACCCATGAGGAGGATGCATCACTACCTGCATCACAGTTACGTCAGCGATGAGCTTGTTGACTTAATAACCAGTAATATACCGCAGAACGGTGTTGCCGCTGATTTAGGGTGTGGTTCAGGCAGGTTCTGCCCAATACTACTCAGTAAAGCTAGTAGGGTATACTGCGTTGATGTTGATGAGTATGCCCTTAAGATGGCTAAGGATTATGTTAAGGATGAGAGGGCTATATTCCTAAATGAGGATGCATCATCAATGTCAATACCATCAGGTACTGTTGATGTAGTGATAATGGTGAACTCATTCCACGATATGGAGGATAAGGTTAAGGTAGCCTCAGAGGTGGGCAGGATACTTAAACAGGGTGGCTTAGCAATAATAATTGAGTCAAAGCCAGGGTTAGCAGTACCTGGGCCACCACCATGGCTTAGGATGAAGCCTGAGGAGGTCCTCAGATACTTCAATAGTGAATTGTTTAAGGCAATTGAGGTAAAGGATCTAGGTAACTTCAACGCAATACTAATTAGAAGAATATGAATTAAATACTAAGCGTAGGCTCATCACGTTACCTCACCGTGATATGTGCAATTTATTAATTATATAATATTACGTAGTTACTGCGCCATCATATTTATTATATTTAGTTGGGGCCCAGCCCAGGTTTCCTTGAGTCAGCTGGCACCAACTGACGCATGGTGAATGAGGCTAATTCTCATTAGGTTAATGCCCGTACTTCAGTGCTGAATCTGTAGCTTAAGTTAAAGCTTCCACTACTCTTCTTAACCGTGAACTCAACGTCAACACCCTTTAGCTTACTCATCTTAGCTGATAATTCAGCCAATAATTCATTAAGGTCCTCGAAGAGCAGTGGAGCAATCTTACTCGGTATCTCAATACTCATGGTGAATGATGCCGTATCAACCTTATCAGTTAACATATCCTTATATTCACTGTATGAGTAGTACCTAACCACCTGGGGTGGTAGTATTGCATTGAAGACCCTGATCAGTAGGTCAGCTCTCCTGCGGGATAACATGCTTATCATTAGTACGGCTAATGGTTCAGTAATATCCTCAATGTTAATTAACCTAACACCCCTCTTCTTAGCTTCCTCTGCGGCTTCAGGTAGGAATACCTTAGCGGCAATGAAGGATTGGTTAGAGTAGGAGGCCTTCACAACATCCTCCCCAGTAGCCACAGCCCTAATGTGACCCCTTAATTCGCTACCCTCAGTCCTGAGCACGAATGAGCCATCCTCATTCAGCTCAAGCAGCATTACACCTAAATACGTTTTAACCCTAATAATGTTTACTCAAATTACGGCTAGTGGTAATTTTTAATTATTAATGTCAAGTTGATGCTGCTTCGCGTACTTAACGACATTAAGGGATTATGGTAGTTAAGAGTGGGCAATAATAATGCTAGGCTAGAATATAGTCTGGTTTAAATATGCCTAGTTTCAAGGTGGAAGTAGATGAAGTCATTAATTAATCAGAGGGT
Encoded proteins:
- a CDS encoding class I SAM-dependent methyltransferase, which translates into the protein MLTLGADSSEGFLTPPIPVLPMRRMHHYLHHSYVSDELVDLITSNIPQNGVAADLGCGSGRFCPILLSKASRVYCVDVDEYALKMAKDYVKDERAIFLNEDASSMSIPSGTVDVVIMVNSFHDMEDKVKVASEVGRILKQGGLAIIIESKPGLAVPGPPPWLRMKPEEVLRYFNSELFKAIEVKDLGNFNAILIRRI
- a CDS encoding translation elongation factor — encoded protein: MIKGTVVTVLSSNEAEAIKLAELMGKRSEERIYYRKRDNLVKSILVPPVNRIIDEAVALSISSVFYLKVPSELTWIDGELALLAEASGLRGVVLPDDVEGFRRVFSGLRISNYVSEFTEIDADTEDTGVVYVDRAFNVKGVGLVVLGFALTQVSVHDKLIALPMGKEVEVRSIQVLDEDQDSVLPGTRVGLALRNARLEEIEGIQALIKPEVKLTSEVKDFVKLKYAHEAELIHVIACGVRTMGKVNGSSISLKDRLPANCRALIINVNAKPKTPRIYGYADLRG